One region of Armigeres subalbatus isolate Guangzhou_Male chromosome 3, GZ_Asu_2, whole genome shotgun sequence genomic DNA includes:
- the LOC134220198 gene encoding E3 ubiquitin-protein ligase TRIM37-like isoform X1 → MTFETYGMAEHQPSSSKQLPSTSHPTNNDHDDRLQFLEHFDDIFKCTICLIKLQDPHLCPRCSKLYCYECITEWLLSESEQHMNCPNCKLDLQVDKLVKVRWFDEVEQLQRNCLEPSAVMPTSSNGAGTATIATISTATAKKKDICPKHLRSINFYCCTCKLCVCDECAVTDEHHLDHTFKCLDVIYDGNLQIAEEEFEKVRHYTKKIASLVEKVERNVELVRKVKEEKLREIRSIAESAIEGLERQVSDKLQKLQSHKYALTAEMQDIEQSLRIMEAEVVSSSRSQFIAKKSRIFKECNKIRMNPIKDFKQIRVPVSLKIEIPKIYETGIFVIENFSSFDDNKVAYSNEFTDAFGHIWRIMVWCVISDDQLGIYLELVEGSPCWMECRFQLLHPDSKRIIHKRIKQHFDRSTQKDWGFRDFVALKTILDDNYLKEDDSLELLYHIRPCSGGGEFE, encoded by the exons ATG ACATTCGAAACATACGGAATGGCTGAGCATCAACCGTCCTCGAGCAAGCAGCTCCCATCAACATCCCACCCTACCAACAATGACCACGACGACCGTCTGCAGTTTCTAGAACACTTTGACGACATCTTCAAGTGTACAATCTGTCTAATCAAACTGCAAGACCCTCACCTCTGTCCCCGCTGTTCCAAACTCTATTGCTACGAGTGCATCACCGAATGGCTACTGTCCGAATCCGAGCAGCACATGAACTGTCCAAACTGCAAACTCGACCTCCAAGTGGACAAACTGGTGAAAGTACGCTGGTTCGATGAGGTGGAACAGCTCCAACGCAACTGCCTTGAACCATCGGCGGTGATGCCAACCAGCAGTAACGGGGCTGGTACCGCCACCATCGCGACCATCTCCACTGCTACTGCCAAGAAGAAGGACATCTGTCCAAAGCACCTGAGATCGATCAACTTCTACTGCTGTACGTGCAAGCTGTGTGTTTGCGACGAATGTGCCGTGACCGATGAGCATCATCTGGATCACACTTTCAAGTGCTTGGACGTGATCTATGACGGCAACCTACAGATTGCGGAAGAAGAGTTCGAAAAGGTTAGACACTACACCAAGAAGATTGCGTCACTGGTCGAAAAAGTGGAACGCAACGTCGAACTGGTGCGAAAGGTGAAAGAGGAGAAACTGAGGGAGATCAGATCGATTGCGGAAAGTGCCATCGAAGGGCTCGAAAGACAAGTGAGCGATAAGCTGCAGAAGCTCCAGAGCCATAAGTATGCGTTGACGGCCGAAATGCAGGACATTGAGCAGTCACTTCGCATCATGGAGGCCGAAGTGGTGTCCAGTAGTCGATCGCAGTTTATTGCGAAAAAATCGAGGATCTTCAAGGAATGCAACAAGATAAGAATGAATCCGATCAAGGATTTCAAGCAGATTCGTGTTCCAGTCAGTTTGAAAAT AGAGATTCCCAAAATTTACGAGACTGGCATTTTCGTGATCGAGAACTTCTCTTCGTTCGACGACAATAAGGTGGCCTATTCGAACGAATTTACCGACGCGTTTGGGCACATCTGGCGCATTATGGTGTGGTGCGTGATCTCTGATGATCAACTTGGTATCTATTTGGAACTGGTTGAAGGGTCACCTTGTTG GATGGAATGTCGCTTCCAGTTACTGCATCCCGACTCAAAGCGAATCATTCATAAGCGCATCAAGCAACACTTTGATCGATCCACCCAAAAGGACTGGGGTTTCCGTGACTTCGTTGCCCTGAAGACCATTCTGGACGACAACTATCTCAAAGAGGATGATTCGCTGGAACTTTTATATCACATTCGACCATGCAGTGGCGGAGGAGAATTTGAGTAG
- the LOC134220198 gene encoding E3 ubiquitin-protein ligase TRIM37-like isoform X2 gives MAEHQPSSSKQLPSTSHPTNNDHDDRLQFLEHFDDIFKCTICLIKLQDPHLCPRCSKLYCYECITEWLLSESEQHMNCPNCKLDLQVDKLVKVRWFDEVEQLQRNCLEPSAVMPTSSNGAGTATIATISTATAKKKDICPKHLRSINFYCCTCKLCVCDECAVTDEHHLDHTFKCLDVIYDGNLQIAEEEFEKVRHYTKKIASLVEKVERNVELVRKVKEEKLREIRSIAESAIEGLERQVSDKLQKLQSHKYALTAEMQDIEQSLRIMEAEVVSSSRSQFIAKKSRIFKECNKIRMNPIKDFKQIRVPVSLKIEIPKIYETGIFVIENFSSFDDNKVAYSNEFTDAFGHIWRIMVWCVISDDQLGIYLELVEGSPCWMECRFQLLHPDSKRIIHKRIKQHFDRSTQKDWGFRDFVALKTILDDNYLKEDDSLELLYHIRPCSGGGEFE, from the exons ATGGCTGAGCATCAACCGTCCTCGAGCAAGCAGCTCCCATCAACATCCCACCCTACCAACAATGACCACGACGACCGTCTGCAGTTTCTAGAACACTTTGACGACATCTTCAAGTGTACAATCTGTCTAATCAAACTGCAAGACCCTCACCTCTGTCCCCGCTGTTCCAAACTCTATTGCTACGAGTGCATCACCGAATGGCTACTGTCCGAATCCGAGCAGCACATGAACTGTCCAAACTGCAAACTCGACCTCCAAGTGGACAAACTGGTGAAAGTACGCTGGTTCGATGAGGTGGAACAGCTCCAACGCAACTGCCTTGAACCATCGGCGGTGATGCCAACCAGCAGTAACGGGGCTGGTACCGCCACCATCGCGACCATCTCCACTGCTACTGCCAAGAAGAAGGACATCTGTCCAAAGCACCTGAGATCGATCAACTTCTACTGCTGTACGTGCAAGCTGTGTGTTTGCGACGAATGTGCCGTGACCGATGAGCATCATCTGGATCACACTTTCAAGTGCTTGGACGTGATCTATGACGGCAACCTACAGATTGCGGAAGAAGAGTTCGAAAAGGTTAGACACTACACCAAGAAGATTGCGTCACTGGTCGAAAAAGTGGAACGCAACGTCGAACTGGTGCGAAAGGTGAAAGAGGAGAAACTGAGGGAGATCAGATCGATTGCGGAAAGTGCCATCGAAGGGCTCGAAAGACAAGTGAGCGATAAGCTGCAGAAGCTCCAGAGCCATAAGTATGCGTTGACGGCCGAAATGCAGGACATTGAGCAGTCACTTCGCATCATGGAGGCCGAAGTGGTGTCCAGTAGTCGATCGCAGTTTATTGCGAAAAAATCGAGGATCTTCAAGGAATGCAACAAGATAAGAATGAATCCGATCAAGGATTTCAAGCAGATTCGTGTTCCAGTCAGTTTGAAAAT AGAGATTCCCAAAATTTACGAGACTGGCATTTTCGTGATCGAGAACTTCTCTTCGTTCGACGACAATAAGGTGGCCTATTCGAACGAATTTACCGACGCGTTTGGGCACATCTGGCGCATTATGGTGTGGTGCGTGATCTCTGATGATCAACTTGGTATCTATTTGGAACTGGTTGAAGGGTCACCTTGTTG GATGGAATGTCGCTTCCAGTTACTGCATCCCGACTCAAAGCGAATCATTCATAAGCGCATCAAGCAACACTTTGATCGATCCACCCAAAAGGACTGGGGTTTCCGTGACTTCGTTGCCCTGAAGACCATTCTGGACGACAACTATCTCAAAGAGGATGATTCGCTGGAACTTTTATATCACATTCGACCATGCAGTGGCGGAGGAGAATTTGAGTAG